The following proteins come from a genomic window of Denitromonas sp.:
- a CDS encoding phospholipase A, whose amino-acid sequence MWIRLYSAACAVALLVSPAPAAAERLLAAERTHAQAGKPFELTVMAPAPGTDLPERLDARLGVGDRKLKVQLLAVGEAAGAARRYRFDWPAEALGLAVVSLADDSPSRLMVLAERDGWAIGEDPLARQRALPAATDSTPAARAEPVVADVVSPVPALSFYDPMYFLFGANGGASARFQLSFKYRLFDDDGAVVDMLPFLGGLHFGYTQTSLWDLASDSAPFRDTSYRPALFYQWDLPAEAGSRHKSWLRAGVEHESNGRDGEKSRSINIAFAQLDWQYRLGEGKSHIGLTPKVWGYLEKSDNPDIHRYRGFGELGLRFGRDDGWLAKLMIRRGKGGVGTSQVDVSYPLRRSIFSSVGAFVHLQYFDGEGETLLDYQRAGHPQLRIGVSIVR is encoded by the coding sequence ATGTGGATTCGATTGTATTCCGCCGCCTGTGCGGTGGCGCTGCTTGTCAGTCCGGCGCCGGCCGCTGCCGAGCGCCTGCTTGCTGCCGAGCGGACGCATGCTCAGGCCGGCAAACCCTTCGAGCTGACCGTCATGGCCCCGGCGCCGGGGACCGACCTGCCCGAGCGTCTGGACGCACGGCTGGGCGTCGGCGATCGCAAGCTCAAGGTGCAGTTGCTCGCGGTGGGTGAGGCGGCCGGCGCGGCGCGGCGCTACCGCTTCGACTGGCCCGCCGAGGCGCTCGGGCTGGCGGTGGTGAGCCTCGCCGACGACAGCCCGTCGCGCTTGATGGTGCTCGCCGAGCGCGACGGCTGGGCCATTGGCGAAGACCCGCTGGCCCGCCAGCGGGCGCTGCCCGCGGCCACCGACAGCACACCGGCCGCCCGGGCCGAGCCGGTGGTGGCCGATGTCGTGTCACCGGTGCCGGCGCTGTCGTTCTACGACCCGATGTATTTTCTCTTCGGCGCCAACGGCGGCGCCTCCGCGCGCTTCCAGCTCAGCTTCAAGTACCGCCTGTTTGATGACGACGGCGCGGTGGTGGACATGCTGCCCTTCCTCGGCGGCCTGCATTTTGGCTACACCCAGACCTCGCTGTGGGACCTGGCCTCCGATTCGGCCCCCTTCCGCGACACCAGCTACCGGCCGGCCTTGTTTTACCAGTGGGACCTGCCCGCCGAGGCCGGCAGCCGGCACAAGAGCTGGCTGCGCGCCGGTGTCGAGCATGAATCGAACGGTCGCGATGGCGAGAAGTCGCGCAGCATCAACATCGCCTTTGCGCAGCTCGACTGGCAGTACCGTCTCGGCGAGGGCAAGAGCCATATCGGGCTCACGCCCAAGGTGTGGGGCTATCTCGAGAAGTCCGACAACCCGGACATCCACCGCTACCGTGGCTTCGGCGAGCTCGGCCTGCGCTTTGGCCGCGACGATGGCTGGCTGGCCAAGCTCATGATCCGCCGCGGCAAGGGCGGGGTCGGCACCTCGCAGGTCGATGTGTCCTACCCGCTGCGCCGCAGCATCTTTTCCTCGGTGGGCGCCTTCGTCCACCTGCAGTACTTCGACGGCGAAGGCGAAACCCTGCTGGACTACCAGCGCGCCGGCCACCCCCAACTGCGGATCGGTGTTTCCATCGTCCGCTGA
- a CDS encoding quinone oxidoreductase — MNHAIRFHETGGPEVLRWEAVDVPPPAAGEVTLRQHAVGLNYIDTYHRSGLYPVPLPSGIGLEGAGEITAVGDGVSDLRVGDRVAYAGGPIGAYAQNRNMPADRLVKLPDGISDEQGAAMMLQGLTAQYLLRRTYRVQPGDTVLIHAAAGGVGLIACQWAKALGATVIGTVGSDEKAALARAHGCDHTILYTREKFADRVREITGGKGVPVVYDSIGKDTFMDSLSCLQPRGMMVTYGNATGPVAPFDLSLLAKMGSLFVTRPTLFGYTAERADLLAMAAELFDVVGSGKVRIEIRQRYALADAAQAHRDLEARKTTGSTVLDPA, encoded by the coding sequence ATGAACCACGCCATTCGTTTTCATGAAACCGGCGGCCCCGAGGTCTTGCGCTGGGAGGCCGTCGACGTGCCGCCGCCGGCCGCCGGCGAAGTCACCCTGCGCCAGCACGCCGTTGGCTTGAACTACATCGACACCTACCACCGCAGCGGCCTGTATCCGGTGCCGCTGCCCTCCGGCATCGGCCTCGAAGGCGCCGGTGAAATCACCGCGGTGGGCGATGGGGTGAGCGATCTTCGGGTGGGCGACCGTGTGGCCTATGCCGGCGGGCCGATCGGGGCCTATGCGCAAAATCGCAACATGCCGGCCGACCGGCTGGTGAAGCTGCCCGATGGCATCAGCGATGAGCAGGGGGCGGCGATGATGCTGCAGGGCCTGACCGCGCAATACCTGCTGCGCCGCACCTACCGGGTGCAACCCGGCGACACGGTGCTGATCCACGCCGCCGCCGGCGGTGTCGGCCTGATCGCCTGCCAGTGGGCCAAGGCGCTCGGCGCCACGGTGATCGGTACCGTCGGCTCGGACGAAAAAGCCGCGCTGGCCCGCGCCCACGGCTGCGACCACACGATTCTCTACACCCGTGAGAAATTTGCCGACCGCGTACGCGAGATCACCGGCGGCAAGGGCGTACCGGTGGTCTACGACTCGATCGGCAAGGACACCTTCATGGATTCGCTCAGCTGCCTGCAGCCGCGCGGCATGATGGTCACCTACGGCAACGCGACCGGGCCGGTTGCCCCCTTCGACCTGAGCCTGCTGGCCAAGATGGGCTCGCTGTTCGTGACCCGGCCGACGCTGTTTGGCTACACCGCCGAGCGCGCCGACCTGCTTGCCATGGCCGCCGAGCTGTTCGATGTCGTCGGCAGCGGCAAGGTCAGGATCGAAATCCGCCAGCGCTACGCCCTGGCCGACGCCGCCCAGGCCCACCGCGACCTCGAAGCGCGCAAGACCACCGGGTCGACCGTGCTGGACCCGGCGTGA
- a CDS encoding acyl-CoA thioesterase, translating into MDLPAHQLTMTVLMTPEMANFSGKVHGGAVLRLLDQVAYACASRYAARYVVTLSVDQVMFREPIIVGELVTFLASVNYTGKSSMEIGIKVVAENIRTQEVRHANSCFFTMVAVDDDGKPVPVPPLRPFSPKEKRRFEAAEARKALRLELEKRFAETHGKERGG; encoded by the coding sequence ATGGACCTCCCCGCCCACCAACTGACCATGACCGTGCTGATGACGCCCGAGATGGCCAACTTCTCCGGCAAGGTGCACGGCGGCGCCGTGCTGCGCCTGCTCGACCAGGTGGCCTACGCCTGCGCCAGCCGCTACGCTGCCCGTTATGTGGTCACGCTGTCGGTTGACCAGGTGATGTTCCGCGAGCCGATCATCGTCGGCGAGCTGGTCACCTTCCTGGCCAGCGTGAACTACACCGGCAAGTCGTCGATGGAGATCGGCATCAAGGTGGTGGCCGAAAACATCCGCACCCAGGAAGTCCGCCACGCCAACAGCTGCTTTTTCACCATGGTGGCGGTCGATGACGACGGCAAACCGGTGCCGGTGCCGCCGCTGCGTCCGTTCAGCCCCAAGGAGAAGCGCCGCTTCGAGGCCGCCGAGGCGCGCAAGGCGCTGCGCCTGGAGCTGGAAAAGCGCTTTGCCGAGACCCACGGAAAGGAGCGCGGCGGCTGA
- a CDS encoding rhomboid family intramembrane serine protease produces MPASRLPTPEEFADALFARVPVIWATVGLVAANALIFAALAWSAGELWHVPGAVLADWGGNYAVQTHGGQPWRLVSSLFLHGGLLHVSLNMLALYQGGQLAERVFTSRRFVGLYLACGVVASVASVWWRPSGLSIGASGAVFGVFGALLGYVLVCHHAIPRETARRLRRGLLIFIGYSLAAGWLIPGIDNAAHVGGLLTGIVLGAAMAPGRRRGGLWRRVLGGALVVVLAAGLWLDVTPAPRPVASLGGLPEALQRQLTETEYRLVTRQHWVVDALRSGQLSTRDGLRVIETELMPGWAALAEAFDAAPAGAWHAPLFARYARQRREALQALTMGMETGDPRWLALSNALQASAEAMIREALRVDVAPQ; encoded by the coding sequence ATGCCCGCATCCCGCCTACCAACGCCCGAGGAATTCGCCGACGCCTTGTTCGCGCGGGTGCCGGTCATCTGGGCAACGGTCGGGCTGGTCGCGGCCAATGCCCTGATCTTTGCCGCGCTGGCCTGGTCGGCGGGCGAGCTGTGGCATGTGCCCGGCGCCGTGCTGGCCGACTGGGGCGGCAACTACGCGGTGCAGACACACGGCGGCCAGCCCTGGCGGCTGGTCAGCAGCCTGTTCCTGCACGGCGGGCTGCTGCATGTGTCGCTCAACATGCTGGCCCTGTACCAGGGCGGGCAGCTGGCCGAGCGGGTGTTCACCTCGCGGCGCTTCGTCGGGCTCTACCTGGCCTGCGGCGTGGTGGCCAGCGTGGCCAGCGTGTGGTGGCGGCCGAGCGGCCTGAGCATTGGCGCCTCCGGCGCGGTGTTCGGCGTGTTCGGCGCCTTGCTCGGTTATGTGCTGGTCTGCCACCACGCCATCCCGCGCGAGACGGCACGCCGCCTGCGTCGTGGCCTGCTGATCTTCATCGGCTACTCGCTGGCGGCCGGCTGGCTGATTCCGGGCATCGATAACGCGGCGCATGTCGGCGGCCTGCTCACCGGGATCGTGCTCGGTGCCGCGATGGCGCCGGGCCGCCGGCGGGGCGGTCTGTGGCGGCGTGTGCTGGGCGGGGCGCTGGTGGTGGTGCTCGCTGCCGGGCTGTGGCTCGACGTGACGCCGGCGCCGCGACCGGTGGCCAGCCTCGGCGGCCTGCCCGAGGCCTTGCAACGTCAACTGACCGAAACCGAGTACCGACTGGTGACGCGGCAGCACTGGGTGGTGGACGCGCTGCGCAGCGGGCAGCTGAGCACCCGCGACGGCTTGCGGGTGATCGAGACCGAACTGATGCCCGGCTGGGCGGCGCTGGCCGAGGCCTTCGACGCCGCTCCGGCCGGCGCCTGGCATGCGCCGCTGTTCGCGCGCTATGCCCGCCAGCGGCGGGAGGCGCTGCAGGCGCTGACCATGGGCATGGAGACCGGCGATCCGCGCTGGCTGGCGCTGTCGAATGCTCTGCAGGCCTCGGCTGAAGCCATGATCCGCGAGGCGCTGCGGGTCGATGTTGCACCCCAATAA
- a CDS encoding AEC family transporter, with protein MTELLDALAFSFSVTGPIFVVLALGVGLMRVGLLNDNFVDTGAKLVFNVALPALLFISISKTHFDAAANFDLILFGLVGTGLLFVVLEWAARRWVPVAADRGVFVQGCFRSNMGIIGLAYCVNAYGDAGLVAASLYLGIVTIFYNVLAVITLSRSLGTHRSLGQLLKGIVRNPLIIGIVLALPVSWAGIELPTLVRQSGEYFANLTLPLALLCTGAALDFGQLRRDLRTTLLAGGIKLMVVPLLFVAGGLLAGFGGIDLGVLMLMSGAPTAAASYVMVRAMGGNAVLAANIIALTTLGSILTTSLGVMVLRAAGLM; from the coding sequence ATGACTGAACTGCTCGACGCCCTGGCGTTTTCCTTTTCCGTGACGGGGCCGATCTTCGTCGTGCTGGCGCTCGGCGTCGGCCTGATGCGGGTCGGCCTGCTCAACGACAATTTTGTCGATACCGGCGCCAAGCTGGTGTTCAACGTCGCCCTGCCGGCGCTGCTGTTCATCAGCATCAGCAAGACGCATTTCGACGCGGCGGCCAACTTCGACCTCATTCTGTTCGGGCTGGTGGGTACCGGGCTGCTGTTTGTCGTGCTGGAGTGGGCGGCGCGGCGCTGGGTACCGGTGGCGGCTGACCGCGGGGTGTTCGTGCAGGGCTGCTTTCGCTCGAACATGGGCATCATCGGTCTGGCCTACTGCGTGAACGCCTATGGCGACGCCGGCCTGGTGGCCGCGTCGTTGTACCTGGGCATCGTCACCATCTTCTACAACGTGTTGGCGGTGATCACCCTGAGCCGCTCGCTGGGGACGCACCGCAGCCTGGGGCAACTGCTCAAGGGCATTGTCCGCAACCCGCTGATCATCGGCATCGTGCTGGCGCTGCCGGTGTCGTGGGCGGGCATCGAGCTGCCGACGCTGGTGCGCCAGTCGGGCGAGTACTTTGCCAACCTGACCCTGCCGCTGGCCTTGCTGTGCACCGGTGCGGCGCTGGATTTCGGCCAGTTGCGGCGCGACCTGCGCACCACGCTGCTGGCCGGCGGCATCAAGCTGATGGTGGTGCCGCTGCTGTTCGTGGCCGGCGGCCTGCTGGCCGGCTTTGGCGGTATCGACCTGGGCGTGCTGATGCTGATGTCCGGTGCGCCGACCGCCGCCGCCAGCTATGTGATGGTGCGCGCCATGGGCGGCAACGCGGTGCTGGCGGCCAACATCATTGCGCTGACCACGCTGGGCTCGATCCTGACCACCAGCCTGGGGGTGATGGTGTTGCGTGCGGCCGGGTTGATGTAA
- a CDS encoding EAL domain-containing protein yields MNGRIMIVEDERIVALDLRQTLESFGHEVVTVVSSGEQAVAQGARLKPDLVLMDIHLDGPMDGTEAARVLQQHNIPVLFLTAFAGQSMLDQAEQSSPYGYLVKPVETRALQATVRMALARRRAEVEVEKGEERLRLAVDVAGLGVWEWNAAAGRFVGQGQFESIIGPLPDSLDGADTGFLSRIDPAHRPAIADALTRGEVVRTTVKLQARPDSGRNGWVDFHARAFSRPDGDLDRAIGVIRDVTAQREQEDRLRRAAVVFTSTGEGMAILDDQWRIISVNPAFTTLTGFAEHEVQGHTPDELLYARRHDDNLLAKLAQSESDYWSGEVACVCKDGSMLATWQHLCVVRDAQGQIGNYVLAISDTGALRRAEAQINHLAFHDTLTGLGNRNMLEDTIAREIERAGQNGSRIAVLFIDLDGFKLINDTMGHATGDQLLSEVAQRVSRVLRRTDTAIRLGGDEFLVVVPDVARFEDCASLAEKLLCEIRTAIELGHERLSVSASIGIAVYPDNAGDFTGLIQAADSAMYGAKERGRNRFAFYSSDMAERAMERLHIEQGLLRAIANDQLLLHYQPVVRLADGQLVGFEALIRWDEPTHGRIGPDRFIPVAEECGLIDYIGSWVLHTACAQALVWIRQGFTDLRLAVNVSARQMSAGDFDVTVSDALAVTGFPAAQLELEITESTLQAVEHSRQLLGRLKALGVRISIDDFGTGFSSLSRLKHLPIDRIKIDRSFVQDLPGDVNDAAITEAIIAMAASLGLELIAEGVETPEQQQFLLARGCTEAQGYLFSRPLAVADVDALIITTARGQLS; encoded by the coding sequence ATGAACGGACGGATCATGATCGTCGAGGATGAGCGCATCGTCGCCCTCGACCTGCGCCAGACACTCGAGTCCTTCGGGCATGAAGTCGTCACCGTCGTCTCCAGCGGCGAGCAGGCCGTCGCCCAGGGCGCGCGGCTCAAGCCCGATCTGGTGCTGATGGACATCCACCTCGATGGCCCGATGGACGGCACGGAAGCGGCCCGCGTCTTGCAGCAGCACAACATCCCGGTACTCTTCCTGACCGCCTTTGCCGGCCAGTCCATGCTCGACCAGGCTGAGCAGAGCAGCCCCTACGGCTACCTCGTCAAGCCGGTCGAGACCCGCGCGCTGCAGGCCACGGTGCGCATGGCGCTGGCGCGCCGGCGGGCAGAGGTGGAGGTGGAAAAGGGCGAGGAGCGCCTGCGCCTGGCCGTGGACGTCGCCGGGCTGGGCGTGTGGGAGTGGAACGCCGCCGCCGGCCGCTTCGTCGGCCAGGGCCAGTTCGAGTCCATCATCGGCCCCCTGCCCGACTCGCTCGACGGCGCCGACACCGGTTTTCTGTCGCGCATCGATCCGGCCCACCGCCCGGCCATCGCCGACGCCCTGACCCGCGGCGAAGTGGTCCGCACCACCGTCAAGCTGCAGGCGCGGCCCGACTCCGGCCGCAACGGCTGGGTCGATTTCCACGCCCGCGCCTTCTCCCGCCCCGACGGCGACCTTGACCGCGCCATTGGCGTGATCCGCGACGTCACCGCCCAGCGTGAGCAGGAAGACCGCCTGCGCCGCGCCGCCGTGGTGTTCACCAGCACCGGCGAGGGCATGGCCATTCTCGACGACCAGTGGCGGATCATCTCGGTCAACCCGGCCTTCACCACCCTGACCGGCTTTGCCGAGCACGAGGTGCAGGGCCACACCCCGGACGAGCTGCTCTACGCCCGGCGCCACGACGACAACCTCCTGGCCAAGCTGGCACAGAGCGAGAGCGACTACTGGAGCGGCGAGGTGGCCTGCGTCTGCAAGGACGGCAGCATGCTCGCCACCTGGCAACACCTGTGCGTGGTACGCGACGCACAGGGCCAGATCGGCAACTATGTGCTGGCCATCTCCGACACCGGCGCCTTGCGCCGCGCCGAGGCGCAGATCAACCACCTGGCCTTCCACGACACGCTCACCGGTCTGGGCAACCGCAACATGCTCGAAGACACCATCGCCAGGGAAATCGAGCGCGCCGGCCAGAACGGCAGCCGGATCGCGGTGCTGTTCATTGATCTGGACGGCTTCAAGCTGATCAACGACACCATGGGCCATGCCACCGGCGACCAGTTGCTGAGCGAGGTGGCGCAGCGGGTCAGCCGCGTGCTGCGACGCACCGACACCGCCATCCGCCTGGGCGGCGACGAATTTCTGGTGGTGGTGCCGGACGTTGCCCGCTTCGAGGACTGCGCCAGCCTGGCGGAAAAGCTGCTGTGCGAGATCCGCACCGCGATCGAGCTGGGGCATGAACGCCTCAGCGTCTCGGCCAGCATCGGCATTGCCGTCTATCCCGACAACGCCGGCGACTTCACCGGACTGATCCAGGCCGCCGACAGCGCCATGTACGGCGCCAAGGAGCGCGGCCGCAACCGCTTTGCCTTCTATTCCTCCGACATGGCCGAGCGGGCCATGGAACGCTTGCACATCGAACAGGGGCTGCTGCGCGCCATTGCCAACGACCAGTTGCTGCTGCACTACCAGCCGGTGGTGCGCCTGGCCGACGGCCAGCTGGTCGGCTTCGAGGCCCTGATCCGCTGGGACGAGCCCACCCACGGGCGCATCGGGCCGGACCGCTTCATCCCGGTGGCCGAGGAATGCGGCCTGATCGACTACATCGGCAGCTGGGTGCTGCACACCGCCTGCGCCCAGGCCCTGGTGTGGATTCGCCAGGGCTTCACCGACCTGCGCCTGGCGGTGAATGTCTCGGCGCGACAGATGAGCGCTGGCGACTTCGACGTCACGGTCAGCGACGCACTGGCCGTCACCGGCTTTCCGGCCGCGCAGCTGGAGCTGGAGATCACCGAGAGCACGCTGCAGGCGGTCGAGCACAGCCGCCAGCTGCTCGGCCGCCTCAAGGCGCTCGGCGTGCGCATCTCGATCGATGACTTCGGCACCGGCTTCTCCTCGCTGTCGCGGCTCAAACACCTGCCGATCGACCGCATCAAGATCGACCGCTCCTTCGTCCAGGACCTGCCCGGCGACGTCAACGACGCCGCCATCACCGAGGCCATCATCGCCATGGCCGCCAGCCTCGGGCTGGAGCTGATCGCCGAAGGTGTGGAGACCCCGGAGCAGCAGCAGTTCCTGCTCGCGCGCGGCTGCACCGAGGCGCAGGGCTATCTGTTCTCGCGGCCCCTGGCCGTGGCCGATGTCGACGCGCTGATCATCACCACCGCACGCGGCCAGCTGTCGTGA
- a CDS encoding PAS domain S-box protein — MLMDSREPSRTEGPAGHGADAADGPTVALSALPIAAALIDAQGRYAGANAAFADLLSRSPAQLLGQPCHTLCPTEPAGLAILLQHARTQAAPQGADLPAAEADAATAPERLRCRCQPLADGQLLLLIDPAPPPASAPQAHSILDHIFTFVGVLAPDGTVLEANRASLEAAGITLDDVRGRKFWDCYWWSLETETARRIRRAVRSAAAGATPRFDIDKRMAGAKFVTIDLILSPVHDSDGVVTHLIYSAIDVSDRKAGEAALARSEQRFRQVVESAPDGLAMVDTNGHMVLVNTGMESIFGYTRGEMLGNTIEMLMPKRHRSAHGALFQGYLEEPTARDMAGRRELYARRKDGSEFPVEIGLNPIPTETGTMVLATIQDVTRRKADRQMIERALEEKTVLLHEIHHRVKNNLQVISSLLNLQARNADPSVSQALSESQGRVKAMALIHQLLYERNDFSQVDLATYLHRLCALLQESYRDGPARFSLQVNANEEVHLSLQRAVPCGLLVNELVTNAIKHAFPDGRSGQIDVTLAPIDDNQCAITVADNGIGLPDDVAPGTSRSLGMQLIPLLSDQAGGQWQVFREHGTRFELRVSTTPQEAR; from the coding sequence ATGCTGATGGACTCGCGCGAGCCCTCGCGGACGGAAGGGCCGGCGGGGCACGGCGCCGACGCCGCCGACGGGCCAACCGTCGCGCTCTCGGCGCTGCCGATCGCCGCTGCGCTGATCGATGCGCAGGGGCGCTATGCTGGCGCCAATGCCGCCTTTGCCGACCTGCTGTCACGGTCGCCGGCGCAGTTGCTCGGCCAGCCCTGTCACACCCTGTGCCCGACCGAGCCGGCCGGCCTGGCCATCTTGCTGCAACACGCCCGGACGCAGGCGGCCCCCCAGGGCGCCGACCTGCCCGCCGCGGAGGCCGACGCCGCCACGGCACCCGAGCGCCTGCGCTGCCGCTGCCAGCCGCTGGCCGACGGCCAGCTGTTGCTGCTCATCGACCCGGCCCCGCCACCGGCCAGTGCACCGCAGGCGCACAGCATCCTCGACCACATCTTCACCTTCGTCGGCGTGCTGGCGCCCGACGGCACGGTGCTCGAGGCCAACCGGGCCTCGCTGGAAGCGGCCGGCATCACGCTCGATGATGTGCGCGGGCGCAAGTTCTGGGACTGCTACTGGTGGAGCCTCGAGACCGAGACCGCCCGTCGTATCCGCCGCGCAGTGCGCAGCGCCGCCGCCGGCGCCACACCACGCTTCGACATCGACAAGCGCATGGCCGGGGCCAAGTTCGTCACCATCGACCTGATCCTGTCGCCCGTCCATGACAGCGACGGCGTCGTCACCCACCTGATCTACAGCGCCATCGACGTCAGCGACCGCAAGGCCGGCGAAGCTGCCCTGGCCCGCTCCGAGCAACGCTTCCGCCAGGTGGTGGAGTCGGCGCCCGATGGCCTGGCGATGGTCGACACCAACGGCCACATGGTGCTGGTCAACACCGGCATGGAGAGCATCTTCGGCTACACCCGCGGCGAGATGCTCGGCAACACCATCGAGATGCTCATGCCCAAACGCCACCGCAGCGCCCACGGTGCACTGTTCCAGGGCTACCTGGAAGAGCCGACGGCGCGCGACATGGCCGGCCGGCGCGAGCTCTACGCACGGCGCAAGGACGGCAGCGAGTTCCCGGTCGAGATCGGCCTCAACCCCATCCCCACCGAGACCGGCACCATGGTGCTGGCCACCATCCAGGATGTCACCCGCCGCAAGGCCGACCGCCAGATGATCGAGCGCGCGCTGGAAGAGAAAACGGTGCTGCTGCACGAGATCCACCACCGGGTGAAGAACAACCTGCAGGTCATCTCCAGCCTGCTCAACCTGCAGGCGCGCAATGCCGACCCCTCGGTCAGCCAGGCCCTGTCCGAGAGCCAGGGCCGGGTCAAGGCGATGGCCCTGATCCACCAGCTGCTGTACGAGCGCAACGACTTCTCGCAGGTTGACCTGGCCACCTATCTGCACCGCCTGTGCGCCCTGCTGCAGGAGAGCTACCGCGATGGCCCGGCGCGCTTCAGCCTGCAGGTCAACGCCAACGAGGAGGTCCACCTCAGCCTGCAGCGCGCCGTGCCCTGCGGGCTGCTGGTCAACGAGCTGGTCACCAACGCCATCAAGCACGCCTTCCCCGACGGGCGCAGCGGGCAGATCGACGTCACGCTGGCGCCGATCGACGACAACCAGTGCGCCATCACCGTCGCCGACAACGGCATCGGCCTGCCGGACGATGTCGCGCCAGGCACCAGCCGATCGCTCGGCATGCAGCTGATCCCGCTGCTCAGCGACCAGGCCGGCGGCCAGTGGCAGGTGTTCCGCGAGCACGGTACCCGTTTCGAACTGAGAGTCAGCACCACGCCGCAGGAGGCACGATGA